The nucleotide window ACCCCGGTACCGCATGGAAATAAGCTTCTAGACGTTGGGAATGTTCAGCGCCTAATTGTCGTCCTACTCCTCCGGGCCCGCGAATAACCATCGGAATTTTAAAGTTTCCCCCAGAAGTATAGCGCAACATCCCGGCATTATTGGCGATTTGGTTAAATGCCAACAATAAAAACCCCATATTCATCCCTTCTATAATAGGACGTAATCCGGTCATCGCTGCCCCTACGGCAATACCTGTAAAACTATTTTCGGCGATCGGGGTATCTAAAACTCGCAGATCCCCATATTTCATATATAAGTCTTTTGTTACTTTATAAGAACCCCCATAATGACCGACATCTTCACCGAGAACAAAAACGGTCTCATCTCGTGTCATTTCTTCATCGATAGCTTGCCTTAGCGCATTATACATTAAAGTTTCTGCCATCTTTTTACCCGCTAACTGTAAATTTTGTTTAATTGTGATCCTATCATTAATAGTTAACAGTTAACAGTCATTAGTCATTGGTCATTAGTCATTAGTCGTTAGTCGTTAGTAGAAAAAAAACTAAAAAAAACTTTAACAACTGGCGACTCACCCTAAATAACTGACCAATAAGTAGATGGACATCATTATATTGTAGGGTGGGCATCGCCCACCATTCCAACGAAAACCTTACAGGCTAAACATTTCCGAACTGTTTCCAATAGTTAATATAACGCACTTTATTTATGTCCAGATACTTAGCAACTAATCAATTGATATAGTCTGTCCTTGATGTAAGATTTTGCCGGCTTGGGACGGGGGAATATTGGTATTGATACTGACTTTATAGTAATGATTAAAACGGGTTTTTGCTGTCCAAGGGGGTAAAGTTTCTCGTCGTTTGTTGATAAATAGTTTTTGAAAATCTGGGGTTTCTTCTCCGTTTTCTGAGTTTCTAGTAGGCACAATGCAACGCTGACAGGGATTAACTCCTTCTATTAAAATATCTCCAATTTTAAACCGAACGGGTTCACCTGATTCTGTAAATAATTGATCTTCCCAAAAGGGGGGAACTCCATCTATTTCTAAATTTGCTCTCAGTCGTCGTCTCATTTCCTCTACACTCACATTAGGAAACCAAGACGCTAAAGTTTCAAGGGTTGCTGTACTAATAATAGTTGGCCCGTTAGCTTTAAGATCGTCAGGAAAACCGGTTAAGGTGTTTTGGGCTAATTTTACAGGACAGTTAAAGTAATGGGTTAACCATGATTCTAAGGCAGTTCGTCCCCCATCTAGATGAAACATAATTTGTGTATCTGTTCCCTCAATACTTAAGGAAATTAGTTTAATATCAGCCTCAAATTTGACCCGGAGTTGATGTATTTTAGAATTACGTTTACCATTAATAAATTTTCCTTTTTCATCGATTAGGGCATATTCTCGATCGTGTTTGAGTGCCCCACTTTCTAAAATTGTTGCTTTTTTAAGGTTAATTCCATCTAAAGATTTAATTGGGTAGATGAAAATCTGTTTAAGATAGGGAGACAAAGACATAAATTATGCTATTTAAACTAATTTAAATTCGCTTTTTACTCAGTATTACTCTTATCAATAAACCACCCTAGAGAGGGATTAAACCTGATTGATAATATCAAGGATATCATTTGCTGTAAGATCTTCTTGATCGGATTTGGAATAAATTGTTAGAAGTAAAACACTTGTCGGAGATTCTACTTGATAAATCAGTCGATATCCTCCGCTTTTTCCTTTTTGAATATTGCTATTTTTTACTCTAACTTTATAAATCCTGTATTCTTCCCCTAGTCCTGAAATGCGATCGCCAATAAAATCACCTACCTGAATTTGTTCAATAACTGGCTCAATATCAGAGCGAATGTTACGATATCTTTTAGCCAAATCCCTTAGATTTCGTTTAGACTCAGGAGAAAGATCAATATTAACTAACGGACTTTCATTCGGCATCTATTCCCTCCCACATTTGGGATAAAGGAATTCTTTTACCCTCTTTAGCTTCCTGTAATGCTCTCCTAAGACTTGCTTTGATCTCTTCTATAGGAGTATCATCAGGATCGGGTTCATCTTGCTCATTAACTAGAATAATTACCCTAACCGAACTCGAAGATATACTTAAAGGTTCATCGAGTAATAATTGCCCTTTTTCATCAATTGTTCCGGTAACTTCAAAAGCTTTCATGATTTATCGATAAAAATTAATTAATTCCAGTAAGATGACGTAGGATAGTATCTAATTTTTGGTTAACTTCATCTCGAAATTCTGTCAATTCTGACTGAAAATTGTCGATTTTATCATTAATATCATCAATCTCTTCATAAACCCGCTCAAAGCCTCTATTAAGCTCCCTTCCCGTAATTTGAGTATCTTCAAGACGCTCAACTCGTCGATTAAGACTTCTTAATTGGCGCTCAAATTCATGGCTTCTATCATTTGGTTCTTGAGCTTGTGTCATATCAAAATTATCTCAACGAATGATCGCTAAATATAAATATATTATAAATGCTTAAAGGTTCATCGAGTAATAATTACTCTTTTTAATCAATGGTTTTCATAACTTCAAAAGCTTTCATGGGTTATCTGTGTATTTACTGAATCATATTTTAATATAATTATACTTTTAATCCTACTTTTTTAAGATTAAAACCTGTTATATTTGATGGAGTTGAAGGATAGCGCAATTGGACAAGATCTAAAATCATGGTTGGATTTCGTCATTGTTCCGCAGTTCGTCCCTTAACCCAACCTATCTTTCATGATACCTTGATAATAATGAACGACGTTGCATTCGATTGTAATCAAGTCCGCACAAGGTTTAAAGAAATTTGGGGATATGATGATTTTCGTCCTCCTCAAGGAGAAATTATTGACACGCTTTTAAAGTCTAAAGATGCTTTAATTGTTATGCCAACTGGAGGAGGAAAATCAATTTGTTTTCAACTTCCCGCCTTATTAAAAACCGGATTAACTTTAGTGGTTTCTCCCCTCGTTGCTTTAATGGAAAATCAAGTACAAGAATTACAACAGCGTCAACTTCCAGCAGCTTTATTACATAATGAAATCCCTCGTCCACAACGAAAACAAACTTTACAAGCACTCGAAAAACAAAATCTAAGATTACTTTATCTTTCTCCAGAAACCTTATTAAGTCCTCCAATTTGGGAAAAATTATCTCATCCTCAACTCAAAATTAATGGCATAATTTTAGATGAAGCTCATTGTTTAGTCACCTGGGGAAGTACCTTTAGACCTGCCTATCGTCGTTTAGGAACAATAAGACCCACTTTATTACAGTATAAACCCCCAAACACGAAAATAGCGATCGCTGCTTTTACCGCTACCGCCGATCCAGATGCACAACGTATCATTACAGAGGTACTTCAATTAGATTCCCCAGAAACGTTTATCAATAGTCCTTATCGAAATAATCTTAATTTAAAAGTTAAAATTACTCTTTCTCCTGGGTGTCGTCGTCATCAATTATTACAATTTATTAAAACTCAGAAAAAACAGTCCGGTTTAGTGTATGTTCGTTCCCGTCGAGATAGCGAACAGTTAAGCGAGTGGTTACGATCGTTAAATTATTCTACTGCTGCTTATCATGCCGGGTTAAGTTCCCAAGAAAGACGATATATTGAGACACAATGGTTACAGGGTCATCTTCAATTTGTTGTCTGTACCTCTGCTTTTGGGATGGGAATTAATAAAGCGGATGTTCGTTGGGTGGTTCATTTTCAAGCGCCTCAACTCCTGTCAGATTATCTTCAGGAAGTGGGGAGAGGGGGAAGAGACGGAAAACCTACCGAAGCATTAACCTTAATGAGTGAACCTACGGGATGGTTAGATCCGACGGATAATCAACAATGGCAGTTTTTTACCTCTAAATTATCTAAACAATACCAACAAGCAGAGAAAATTGCTAAACAGATTCCCTCTCAAGGAAATATTAATGCGATCGCACAAGAATTTCCAGAGGGAGAGATTTCTCTAGCGTTACTTCATAGTAAAGGTCAACTGGAATGGTTAGATCCTTTTCACTATCAGTTGCTGAAAAAATCTTCGAGTTTAACTCAATCTCAAAATACTCCTCTACAAACACACTCTCAAATTAAGCGATATTTAACCACAAAACGATGTCGATGGCAATTTTTACTGAATGGGTTTGGATTTACCCAAGAAGCGACAGGATTTAAATGTGGTCATTGTGATAATTGTCAATAGTCAAAACTATGATTTAACTGATTAAATGAAAACTGTGATTAGAGTTAATCAAAAATCATAGTCAATCAAATCATCACAAAAATCATAGTTTAGACTCTTGACTAACGAAGTTTTTTATCTTTATCTTGAAGACGACGATCGCGCCATTCCAAGGTTGTCAGATAGAGGATACCACCACTCACCAGCACTAAAAGTGCTAAAGCGGCGATAAAAAGGACGTTAAGAAGAGAAATTGTTTCCACTGTTCTAGAACCCGTTACGGCCCCATACCACCATAGCAATTGACCAAGTAAACAAAGCTAGAACGCTAACCCAACCAAGTGCCAAAATATCCATAGTCTGTTTTTGTTTGATAAAACATCGATCTAAACTACTCCAAATATGATACTTCATATTGGAAGAGGTTTTAGACAATGAGTTAATCCTGTGTCAAATTTAGAACGAATAGAATCCATTAAAGCGGGAGTCATGGGTGCTGTATCCTTTACAGTGGCTTACCTTTTGGCTACCCTAGTCAATAGCTTGAGTTTTAGTGTTGCTGTGGTTTTCCTTGGGGTGAGTCCTCTGCTAAAATTAGCGATCGCCGCTTTAAGCGGGTTTTTGTTTGGGATCACCTATCGATATATTATCCGCAGCGATCAAAATTCTCATCTTAAAGACGGCGCTGTGTTAGCCTTTGGATTAGTAAGGGGTTTAGCGCCGATCGAGTCGGGAAGTTTTTTAGTCGATGATGTTTGGTGGTTAAGTTTCGTTGCAGTTGAAAGTCTTATTTGTTTTGCGATCGCGCGGGTTTGTTTAGATTTTGCGATTGATCGCCGTTGGATCAATCCTTTTCAGAGTTAATTAAATGCTTTTTTCCTTCTCAAGTTAGAGGGAATTTTAAGAGGGTTTATTATAATTTTCTTAGACTGGCTAATCTCTACTTTAAATTTAGAGATCACTTACATCCCTCAACATGAAAAAACTTTGTTTACTTTTAATTGCCTTAAGTTTAAATACAATTAGTTTAAATCAGAAAACTTTAGCCGTTCAACTAAGAGATGGGACAGTTGCTTTTGCTAAATCTCCCCGTCTTTTGAATGTTATGACAACATTCACGAATGTAGGGTCATGGAGTGCCAAATATTATTATACGATTTCTCTTCCAGAAGAAGCCGGAGAACCTTTATCCCAAGTAGTGATTGAACAACGAGAAGGAGGGGAAAGAATAGACTATCGTGACAATAAAACCTTTGCTTTTGTAGGAACAAGACAAAATCGAGGAGAACCTTTACCTCTTACTGCCATAACTGACGCAGAAAATCGAAATTTAATTACAGTCAAATTTGCTCCGCCAGTTCAACCTGGACAGACTATCACCATCGGATTACAACCTAGACAAAATCCTTGGTTTAGTGGGGTTTATTTATTTGGAGTAACTGCTTATCCCGAAGGAGAAAAAAGTCAAGGAATGTATTTAGGCGTAGGACGATTACACTTTTATAATCCTTGGTGGTAAAAAATTCAAAAAATTGATCAAGCTAAAGTTAGATAAAATTTTCCTGAAAACTTGATATTCTCAAATTATTAAAATTTAATCGATAAAAATTATTAATTAAGACAATCAGTTTGGGGAAAAATCCCTAGACTCTGAGCTAATTAAAGGGTTGCTCTTCAAATTTTCATGGCAAGGGAAACTTTTTGAGTAGCTCTAACGTCTAGCTGCCTGACTTTTTTGTCGTCAATTGATCGCGGAAATTAATAAAGTGAAAAAATCTGTATTTAAGTGTAGGAGTGAGATTGGAGCATTATCTATCTTATTTTTAGCTCTTTTGACTCCTAATACCTATAGTCAAACTCAATTTGAACCCGTTGCCAATGAATCTAAAGCAGTTGAGTCTCAAGTTTCATCTATCCCTAGATCGGTTTTAGACATAGCTCAACAAGTTACCGTCAGAATTTTGAGTGATAAAAATTCCGGGTCTGGGGTTATCATTGGACGTAAAGGACAAACTTATTTGGTGTTAACGAATCACCATGTTATTGCCAATAGTTCCCATAAAACTTATCAAATTTTGAGTGCTGACGGTGTAACTCATCAAGGCACTTTATTATCTTCTTCCTCATCTAATTCTCTCGATGTTGCCTTTTTACAATTTACCAGCGATCGCTCCTATCAAGTTGCTCAGATTGGCAATAGTCAACAGTTAACCGTAGGAGAACCTCTACTTGCTGTGGGATTTCCTAATTGGTATTCCCCGAACCCAAGTCGCATAGAAAATACCCGTTCTTGGGGAAATAGAGCATTTACAAGCAGTTGGGGAACAGTGGGGATGTTACTCAATAAAACGATAGAGGACGGTTATCAATTGGGTTATACCAACGACATTAAAGGTGGGATGAGTGGAGGGCCAATTTTCAATAAAGAGGGGAAATTAGTCGGAATCAACGGATTAATGAAATCACCTACACAAGGCAGTAAAGCGATTAGATTTAGTGATGGGACAACTGCATCAACAGAGCAATCAGAAAAGATATTATCTCTCAATTGGGGAATTCCGATTACGACTATTT belongs to Gloeothece citriformis PCC 7424 and includes:
- a CDS encoding MOSC domain-containing protein; the protein is MSLSPYLKQIFIYPIKSLDGINLKKATILESGALKHDREYALIDEKGKFINGKRNSKIHQLRVKFEADIKLISLSIEGTDTQIMFHLDGGRTALESWLTHYFNCPVKLAQNTLTGFPDDLKANGPTIISTATLETLASWFPNVSVEEMRRRLRANLEIDGVPPFWEDQLFTESGEPVRFKIGDILIEGVNPCQRCIVPTRNSENGEETPDFQKLFINKRRETLPPWTAKTRFNHYYKVSINTNIPPSQAGKILHQGQTISID
- a CDS encoding type II toxin-antitoxin system RelE family toxin, which codes for MPNESPLVNIDLSPESKRNLRDLAKRYRNIRSDIEPVIEQIQVGDFIGDRISGLGEEYRIYKVRVKNSNIQKGKSGGYRLIYQVESPTSVLLLTIYSKSDQEDLTANDILDIINQV
- a CDS encoding RecQ family ATP-dependent DNA helicase is translated as MNDVAFDCNQVRTRFKEIWGYDDFRPPQGEIIDTLLKSKDALIVMPTGGGKSICFQLPALLKTGLTLVVSPLVALMENQVQELQQRQLPAALLHNEIPRPQRKQTLQALEKQNLRLLYLSPETLLSPPIWEKLSHPQLKINGIILDEAHCLVTWGSTFRPAYRRLGTIRPTLLQYKPPNTKIAIAAFTATADPDAQRIITEVLQLDSPETFINSPYRNNLNLKVKITLSPGCRRHQLLQFIKTQKKQSGLVYVRSRRDSEQLSEWLRSLNYSTAAYHAGLSSQERRYIETQWLQGHLQFVVCTSAFGMGINKADVRWVVHFQAPQLLSDYLQEVGRGGRDGKPTEALTLMSEPTGWLDPTDNQQWQFFTSKLSKQYQQAEKIAKQIPSQGNINAIAQEFPEGEISLALLHSKGQLEWLDPFHYQLLKKSSSLTQSQNTPLQTHSQIKRYLTTKRCRWQFLLNGFGFTQEATGFKCGHCDNCQ
- the petN gene encoding cytochrome b6-f complex subunit PetN, which produces MDILALGWVSVLALFTWSIAMVVWGRNGF
- a CDS encoding DUF2808 domain-containing protein, producing the protein MKKLCLLLIALSLNTISLNQKTLAVQLRDGTVAFAKSPRLLNVMTTFTNVGSWSAKYYYTISLPEEAGEPLSQVVIEQREGGERIDYRDNKTFAFVGTRQNRGEPLPLTAITDAENRNLITVKFAPPVQPGQTITIGLQPRQNPWFSGVYLFGVTAYPEGEKSQGMYLGVGRLHFYNPWW
- a CDS encoding S1 family peptidase — its product is MKKSVFKCRSEIGALSILFLALLTPNTYSQTQFEPVANESKAVESQVSSIPRSVLDIAQQVTVRILSDKNSGSGVIIGRKGQTYLVLTNHHVIANSSHKTYQILSADGVTHQGTLLSSSSSNSLDVAFLQFTSDRSYQVAQIGNSQQLTVGEPLLAVGFPNWYSPNPSRIENTRSWGNRAFTSSWGTVGMLLNKTIEDGYQLGYTNDIKGGMSGGPIFNKEGKLVGINGLMKSPTQGSKAIRFSDGTTASTEQSEKILSLNWGIPITTISQLRQWSAFIP